A window from Hirundo rustica isolate bHirRus1 chromosome 25, bHirRus1.pri.v3, whole genome shotgun sequence encodes these proteins:
- the LAPTM5 gene encoding lysosomal-associated transmembrane protein 5 isoform X2, with the protein MTPQILPEPPKCCCFNIKTATVALGIFHMVMSVLLLIEYSLEVANGKGFCKDLDKDYYRIADVTTSFLLILMLLVISFHLLLGVLKKRERLLIPFLALQVIDFLLSLLTMFSSYIQVPVVISVSSLGHTGHSKIPLLALQLLDFCLSILTLCSSYMEVPTYLSLKPVNSGGSLPALEKLPAEEYAKVMITFTIAFVAVLFLKAYMFKCVLSCFKYIKDSRREEEKLEPQAVEKAVLPSYEEALELPSKDSPPPYVTI; encoded by the exons ATgaccccccaaatcctccctgagccccccaaatgctgctgcttcaaCATCAAGACAGCGACAGTGGCGCTGGGGATCTTCCACATG GTCATGAGCGTCCTGCTGCTGATCGAGTATTCCCTGGAGGTGGCCAACGGGAAGGGTTTCTGCAAAGACCTGGACAAGGATTACTACAGAATTG cTGATGTCACCACCAGTTTCCTGCTGATCCTCATGTTGCTTGTCATCAGCTTCCACCTCCTGCTTGGGGTGCTCAAG aAGAGGGAGCGGCTCCTGATCCccttcctggctctgcaggtcATTGATTTCCTCCTCAGCCTGCTGACCATGTTCAGCTCCTACATCCAGGTGCCCGTGGTCATCTCCGTGTCCTCGCTGGGCCACACG GGCCACTCCAAGATTCCCCTGCTggcgctgcagctgctggatttCTGCCTGAGCATCCTCACCCTGTGCAGCTCCTACATGGAGGTGCCCACCTACCTCAGCCTCAAGCCTGTCAACAGCGGG ggctctctgccagccctggagaAGCTGCCAGCAGAGGAATACGCCAAAGTGATGATCACCTTCACCATCGCCTTCGTGGCCGTGCTGTTCCTCAAG gccTACATGTTCAAATGTGTCCTGAGCTGCTTTAAGTACATCAAAgacagcaggagggaggaggagaaactgGAGCCACAGGCAGTGGAAAAG GCCGTGCTGCCGTCCTATGAGGAAGCCCTGGAATTGCCTTCCAAGGATTCCCCCCCTCCCTACGTGACCATCTGA
- the LAPTM5 gene encoding lysosomal-associated transmembrane protein 5 isoform X1, with protein sequence MTPQILPEPPKCCCFNIKTATVALGIFHMVMSVLLLIEYSLEVANGKGFCKDLDKDYYRIADVTTSFLLILMLLVISFHLLLGVLKKRERLLIPFLALQVIDFLLSLLTMFSSYIQVPVVISVSSLGHTQGHSKIPLLALQLLDFCLSILTLCSSYMEVPTYLSLKPVNSGGSLPALEKLPAEEYAKVMITFTIAFVAVLFLKAYMFKCVLSCFKYIKDSRREEEKLEPQAVEKAVLPSYEEALELPSKDSPPPYVTI encoded by the exons ATgaccccccaaatcctccctgagccccccaaatgctgctgcttcaaCATCAAGACAGCGACAGTGGCGCTGGGGATCTTCCACATG GTCATGAGCGTCCTGCTGCTGATCGAGTATTCCCTGGAGGTGGCCAACGGGAAGGGTTTCTGCAAAGACCTGGACAAGGATTACTACAGAATTG cTGATGTCACCACCAGTTTCCTGCTGATCCTCATGTTGCTTGTCATCAGCTTCCACCTCCTGCTTGGGGTGCTCAAG aAGAGGGAGCGGCTCCTGATCCccttcctggctctgcaggtcATTGATTTCCTCCTCAGCCTGCTGACCATGTTCAGCTCCTACATCCAGGTGCCCGTGGTCATCTCCGTGTCCTCGCTGGGCCACACG CAGGGCCACTCCAAGATTCCCCTGCTggcgctgcagctgctggatttCTGCCTGAGCATCCTCACCCTGTGCAGCTCCTACATGGAGGTGCCCACCTACCTCAGCCTCAAGCCTGTCAACAGCGGG ggctctctgccagccctggagaAGCTGCCAGCAGAGGAATACGCCAAAGTGATGATCACCTTCACCATCGCCTTCGTGGCCGTGCTGTTCCTCAAG gccTACATGTTCAAATGTGTCCTGAGCTGCTTTAAGTACATCAAAgacagcaggagggaggaggagaaactgGAGCCACAGGCAGTGGAAAAG GCCGTGCTGCCGTCCTATGAGGAAGCCCTGGAATTGCCTTCCAAGGATTCCCCCCCTCCCTACGTGACCATCTGA